The proteins below come from a single Planctomycetota bacterium genomic window:
- a CDS encoding TRAM domain-containing protein, translating into NLELVGRRLELMVEGPSKHAAKAYPASNVTLGSGFNRRAAVEQLVGRTRGDQIVVFDGDPALAGSLANVDVVEAKGLTLFGKLARQAQVA; encoded by the coding sequence AACCTGGAGCTGGTCGGCCGACGGCTGGAGCTGATGGTCGAAGGGCCGAGCAAGCACGCGGCCAAGGCGTATCCGGCATCGAACGTCACGCTCGGCAGCGGCTTCAATCGCCGTGCGGCGGTCGAGCAGCTGGTCGGACGCACGCGAGGCGACCAGATCGTCGTCTTTGACGGCGACCCGGCGCTCGCGGGTTCGTTGGCGAATGTAGATGTCGTCGAGGCCAAGGGCCTGACGCTCTTCGGCAAGCTCGCACGGCAGGCACAGGTGGCCTAG